A window from Macaca thibetana thibetana isolate TM-01 chromosome 7, ASM2454274v1, whole genome shotgun sequence encodes these proteins:
- the WDR20 gene encoding WD repeat-containing protein 20 isoform X15, which translates to MATEGGGKEMNEIKTQFTTREGLYKLLPHSEYSRPNRVPFNSQGSNPVRVSFVNLNDQSGNGDRLCFNVGRELYFYIYKGVRKTIP; encoded by the coding sequence ATGGCGacggagggaggagggaaggagatgaACGAGATTAAGACCCAATTCACCACCCGGGAAGGTCTGTACAAGCTGCTGCCACACTCGGAGTACAGCCGGCCCAACCGGGTGCCCTTCAACTCGCAGGGATCCAACCCTGTCCGCGTCTCCTTCGTAAACCTCAACGACCAGTCTGGCAACGGCGACCGCCTCTGCTTCAATGTGGGCCGGGAGCTCTACTTCTATATCTACAAGGGGGTCCGCAAG